A single window of Nicotiana sylvestris chromosome 3, ASM39365v2, whole genome shotgun sequence DNA harbors:
- the LOC104228238 gene encoding chaperone protein dnaJ 6, with protein MGKRKKTARVTEEEEEELKDNQEHTTASSSHHKSLYEILGVERTATQQEIKKAYYKLALQLHPDKNPGDEEAKEKFQQLQKVISVLGDEEKRALYDQTGCVDDSDLAGDVVENLKEFFRAMHPKITEADIEEFEANYRGSESEKKDLIDLFNKYKGKMNRLFCSMICSDPKLDSHRFKDILDEAIAAGELKSTKAYEKWSKEVSKTKPPTSPLRRRQKSKKKSEDLYAIISQRQNERRGKMSSMFSSLISKYGGDPSAAEPSEEEFEAARTKIESLKNSKRKKM; from the exons ATGGGGAAGAGAAAGAAGACGGCTAGGgttactgaagaagaagaagaagaattgaaGGACAATCAAGAGCATACCACTGCTTCTTCTTCCCATCACAAGAGCCTATATGAG ATTCTTGGGGTTGAAAGAACAGCAACTCAGCAGGAGATAAAGAAGGCATATTACAAGTTGGCACTGCAGCTTCATCCAGATAAGAATCCAGGAgatgag GAAGCTAAGGAGAAATTTCAACAGCTGCAAAAGGTGATATCAGTTCTTGGTGATGAGGAGAAACGAGCACTCTATGATCAGACTGGCTGTGTTGATGATTCT GACCTGGCTGGAGATGTTGTGGAGAACTTGAAGGAGTTTTTTCGAGCTATGCACCCAAAG ATCACTGAGGCCGACATTGAAGAGTTTGAAGCAAATTATAGAGGATCTGAGTCAGAGAAGAAGGACTTGATTGATTTGTTTAACAAGTATAAGGGTAAAATGAATAG GCTCTTTTGTTCTATGATTTGCTCTGACCCCAAGTTAGATTCACACCGTTTCAAAGATATTCTTGACGAGGCAATTGCTGCAG GGGAGCTAAAATCAACCAAAGCATATGAAAAATGGTCGAAGGAAGTGTCTAAAACAAAACCACCTACAAGTCCATTGAGAAGGAGGCAGAA GTCAAAGAAAAAATCAGAGGACTTGTATGCTATTATTTCTCAGCGGCAAAATGAGCGGAGAGGTAAGATGAGTTCTATGTTCTCGTCTCTGATTAGCAAATATGGTGGGGATCCATCTGCTGCGGAACCCAGCGAAGAGGAATTTGAAGCTGCTCGTACAAAAATAGAGAGTCTAAAGAACTCCAAGCGGAAGAAAATGTAA